In Nicotiana tabacum cultivar K326 chromosome 17, ASM71507v2, whole genome shotgun sequence, one DNA window encodes the following:
- the LOC107762352 gene encoding phosphatidylinositol 4-kinase alpha 1 isoform X1, translated as MLLGLKFCSCRSHGVLQNLRAGLKLLEDRIYRASLGWFAHQPEWYDMNNNFALSEAQSVSMFVHHLLNEQLDTPQLYSERRGLENSLNDVKDQFHHVWGQMESYVVWREKVKQLLLLLCQHEAVRLDVWAQPIAKETTPCLKISSDNWVSLARTAFSVDPRLSLCLAARFPANIHLKAEVTQLVQHYGSVFIKEVEFSLSCWLSATQAPSDFLLIGLKYGNIQGDSFRRNLVFRSNSASPSPPSQTCLR; from the exons ATGCTTCTTGGACTGAAGTTTTGCTCGTGCAGATCACATGGTGTTTTGCAAAATCTCAGGGCTGGGCTTAAGCTTCTGGAAGACAGAATATATCG GGCTTCATTGGGGTGGTTTGCTCACCAACCTGAGTGGTATGACATGAATAACAACTTTGCCCTGAGTGAGGCGCAGTCTGTTTCTATGTTTGTCCATCATCTTTTGAATGAGCAATTAGATACTCCCCAACTTTATTCTGAAAGACGGGGACTCGAAAACTCTTTGAATGATGTG AAAGATCAATTCCATCATGTTTGGGGTCAAATGGAGAGCTATGTTGTTTGGAGGGAGAAGGTGAAGCAGTTGCTTCTGTTGTTATGCCAGCATGAAGCTGTCAGACTTGATGTCTGGGCACAACCTATTGCCAA GGAAACCACTCCATGTCTTAAAATCAGCTCTGACAATTGGGTCAGTCTTGCTCGAACTGCCTTTTCTGTGGATCCTCGTTTATCGTTGTGTCTGGCTGCcaggtttcctgcaaatattcATCTAAAGGCTGAAGTAACGCAGTTAGTGCAA CACTACGGTTCCGTTTTTATCAAAGAGGTCGAGTTTTCTCTCTCTTGTTGGTTGTCCGCAACACAAGCTCCTTCTGATTTCCTTCTGATTGGGCTAAAATATGGAAATATTCAAGGAGACAGTTTCCGGAGAAATCTTGTCTTCAGATCAAATTCAGCTTCTCCATCGCCTCCTAGCCAAACTTGCCTCCGCTAA
- the LOC107762352 gene encoding phosphatidylinositol 4-kinase alpha 1 isoform X2, translating into MLLGLKFCSCRSHGVLQNLRAGLKLLEDRIYRASLGWFAHQPEWYDMNNNFALSEAQSVSMFVHHLLNEQLDTPQLYSERRGLENSLNDVKDQFHHVWGQMESYVVWREKVKQLLLLLCQHEAVRLDVWAQPIAKETTPCLKISSDNWVSLARTAFSVDPRLSLCLAARFPANIHLKAEVTQLVQLRWY; encoded by the exons ATGCTTCTTGGACTGAAGTTTTGCTCGTGCAGATCACATGGTGTTTTGCAAAATCTCAGGGCTGGGCTTAAGCTTCTGGAAGACAGAATATATCG GGCTTCATTGGGGTGGTTTGCTCACCAACCTGAGTGGTATGACATGAATAACAACTTTGCCCTGAGTGAGGCGCAGTCTGTTTCTATGTTTGTCCATCATCTTTTGAATGAGCAATTAGATACTCCCCAACTTTATTCTGAAAGACGGGGACTCGAAAACTCTTTGAATGATGTG AAAGATCAATTCCATCATGTTTGGGGTCAAATGGAGAGCTATGTTGTTTGGAGGGAGAAGGTGAAGCAGTTGCTTCTGTTGTTATGCCAGCATGAAGCTGTCAGACTTGATGTCTGGGCACAACCTATTGCCAA GGAAACCACTCCATGTCTTAAAATCAGCTCTGACAATTGGGTCAGTCTTGCTCGAACTGCCTTTTCTGTGGATCCTCGTTTATCGTTGTGTCTGGCTGCcaggtttcctgcaaatattcATCTAAAGGCTGAAGTAACGCAGTTAGTGCAA
- the LOC142172000 gene encoding phosphatidylinositol 4-kinase alpha 2-like, with translation MCYREFDFFGKVTSISGALYPLHKEDQRAGIQRELEKIEMQGDDLYLPTAPNKIVKGIQIDSGIPLQSAAKVSIMITFNVADRDGDQNDIKPEACIFKVGNDCREDVLAVQVISLLKDIF, from the exons ATGTGTTACAGAGAGTTTGATTTCTTTGGCAAGGTCACATCTATATCAGGTGCACTCTATCCACTTCACAAGGAGGATCAAAGAGCTGGCATTCAAAG GGAGTTGGAGAAAATTGAGATGCAAGGAGATGATCTCTATCTACCTACTGCTCCTAATAAAATCGTGAAAGGGATTCAGATTGATAGTGGAATTCCCCTGCAATCAGCTGCCAAGGTTTCTATTATGATCACATTTAACGTAGCAGATCGAGATGGAGATCAAAATGACATAAAACCCGAGGCCTGTATATTCAAG GTAGGAAATGATTGTCGGGAAGATGTTCTTGCTGTACAAGtcatttcacttttgaaagataTCTTTTGA
- the LOC142172001 gene encoding zinc finger BED domain-containing protein RICESLEEPER 2-like, with the protein MANGIGRCLREWGINKIFTVTVDNASSNDVTVKELSKQLTKMGTNLMNGNHLHVRCMAHIMNLVVQDGLKESSVSIERVRHAVRYVRQSPARLKRFQEYFDDEQLNCKKTLCLDVPTRWNSTDLILRRAVEFESAFSHYASSEIGLRHYLEHSYIEVGIPTSKLLSSDWENVKRITKFLEIFYLLTLKISGSRYVTSNIHFLEICAVAVYLKQLIANEDTVLSEMAKKMKENFNKYWGDPGKMNKIIFILCILDPRYKLESVGYALVKMFGEDLGETIQAEVKKYMTSLFCEYVKSSSKGVVLASSSDCSSLDTSTSGLSNSQIYHSLLSAQKIEDCTHPKKEDYLEESGIGHKGILDGTLGLVLFKSRLSIFS; encoded by the exons ATGGCAAATGGTATTGGTAGGTGCTTACGTGAGTGGGGGATAAATAAGATCTTCACTGTCACAGTTGATAATGCAAGCTCCAATGATGTGACAGTAAAAGAATTGTCTAAGCAATTAACAAAAATGGGAACTAATTTGATGAACGGTAATCACCTTCACGTGAGATGTATGGCTCACATCATGAATCTTGTGGTCCAGGATGGTTTAAAAGAATCTTCAGTGTCTATTGAACGTGTTAGGCATGCAGTGAGATATGTTAGGCAGTCTCCTGCGAGGTTGAAGAGGTTTCAAGAATATTTTGATGATGAACAACTCAATTGTAAAAAAACTTTGTGCTTGGATGTTCCAACTAGGTGGAATTCCACCGACTTGATATTGCGTAGGGCTGTTGAATTTGAAAGTGCATTTTCACATTATGCATCTAGTGAAATTGGCCTAAGACATTATCTTGAGCATTCTTATATTGAAGTTGGAATTCCTACAAGTAAACTTTTGAGTAGTGATTGGGAGAATGTAAAAAGAATTACAAAGTTTCTTGAAATCTTTTATCTTCTTACTTTGAAAATATCTGGATCACGTTATGTTACATCGAATattcattttcttgaaatttgtGCGGTTGCTGTTTATTTGAAGCAATTGATAGCAAATGAAGATACAGTTTTAAGTGAAATGGCAAAGAAGATGAAGGAAAACTTTAATAAGTATTGGGGTGATCCAGGGaaaatgaacaagataatttTCATCTTATGTATTTTGGATCCACGTTACAAGCTCGAATCAGTTGGTTATGCACTTGTAAAGATGTTTGGTGAAGATCTGGGGGAAACTATACAAGCAGAAGTGAAGAAGTACATGACTTCATTATTTTGTGAGTATGTAAAGTCCAGCTCAAAAGGTGTCGTGCTTGCTTCATCTTCAGATTGTTCTTCATTGGACACTTCTACTTCCGGGCTTTCTAACAGTCAA ATTTACCATTCATTGCTTTCTGCTCAAAAAATTGAGGATTGCACTCATCCAAAAAAAGAGGATTACTTGGAGGAATCTGGAATTGGGCATAAAGGAATTTTAGATGGAACTCTAGGCTTAGTATTGTTCAAGTCCAGGCTCAGTATTTTCAGCTAA